From the Oryza glaberrima chromosome 5, OglaRS2, whole genome shotgun sequence genome, one window contains:
- the LOC127772529 gene encoding NAC domain-containing protein 48-like, translating to MSGGGEGAAAAEKQELQLPPGFRFHPTDEELVMHYLCRRCAGLPIAVPIIAEVDLYKFDPWHLPRMALYGEKEWYFFSPRDRKYPNGSRPNRAAGSGYWKATGADKPVGTPRPVAIKKALVFYAGKAPKGDKTNWIMHEYRLADVDRSARKKNTLRLDDWVLCRIYNKKGGVEKPSGGGERSNMMSHGETASAGSPPEQKPAVLPPPPPPYAAAAPFSELAAFYDVRPSDSVPRAHGADSSCSEHVLTTSASSGGVVERPEVQSQPKIAEWERTFAGAAAPAGAVSTAGPILGQLDPAAAAAAVAGGGDPLLQDILMYWGKPF from the exons atgagcggcggcggcgaaggggcggcggcggcggagaagcagGAGCTGCAGCTGCCGCCGGGGTTCAGGTTCCACCCGACGGACGAGGAGCTGGTGATGCACTACCTCTGCCGGCGGTGCGCCGGCCTCCCCATCGCCGTCCCCATCATCGCCGAGGTCGACCTCTACAAGTTCGATCCATGGCATCTCCCAA GAATGGCGCTGTACGGCGAGAAGGAGTGGTACTTCTTCTCCCCTCGGGACCGCAAGTACCCGAACGGGTCGCGGCCGAACCGCGCCGCCGGGTCCGGGTACTGGAAGGCCACCGGCGCCGACAAGCCGGTGGGCACGCCGAGGCCGGTGGCCATCAAGAAGGCGCTCGTCTTCTACGCCGGCAAGGCGCCCAAGGGCGACAAGACCAACTGGATCATGCACGAGTACCGCCTCGCCGACGTCGACCGCTCCGCCCGCAAGAAGAACACCCTCCGG CTAGATGATTGGGTCCTGTGCCGAATCTACAACAAGAAAGGCGGCGTGGAGaagccgagcggcggcggcgaacgttCGAATATGATGAGCCACGGGGAGACCGCGTCGGCGGGCTCGCCGCCGGAGCAGAAGCCggccgtgctgccgccgccgccaccgccgtacgcggcggcggcgccgttctcGGAGCTGGCGGCGTTCTACGACGTGCGGCCGTCGGACTCGGTGCCGCGGGCGCACGGCGCGGACTCGAGCTGCTCGGAGCACGTGCtgacgacgtcggcgtcgtccggcggcgtcgtcgagcggccGGAGGTGCAGAGCCAGCCCAAGATCGCCGAGTGGGAGCGCacgttcgccggcgccgccgccccggctgGCGCCGTCAGCACGGCCGGACCGATTCTGGGCCAgctcgaccccgccgccgccgccgccgccgtcgccggcggcggcgacccgctCCTCCAGGACATCCTCATGTACTGGGGCAAGCCGTTCTGA